A single region of the Branchiostoma lanceolatum isolate klBraLanc5 chromosome 1, klBraLanc5.hap2, whole genome shotgun sequence genome encodes:
- the LOC136448066 gene encoding stromelysin-1-like translates to MRLAFLFVLLCVLALLAPGSARPPKRKDGRHRPGHGHGRHGHSREDGGPGGNSGKISREDEEDDDLEEDDGRMEWEMDGDEDEEEGGRPGRGRGKGKGKGKGRGGGRGHGRGRGRGREDMPEEEDEEEDQGEEFGPTEPGDFGNVHEDFLLEKYYVGQPLGLEQVDPVLEEERQNVPNVTMAVKYLDQFGWYEGGEEMAKVRSASDMTTSMTEAVCKFQKFAGLDVTCEIDEPTLDMMNMRRCGVRDVRVANFVLGNKWDHNDLTYNFKNFSPDLKEEEQKDAIAKALGLWAQVTPLTFTLVAPDDEADIVIQFLSGDHGDGSPFDGNGGTLGHAFFPGDGIGGDTHFDEAEVFNIVTPGEFTTAVDMMTVAAHEFGHALGLGHSNIEDALMAPFYRYSPELQLHVDDINGVQELYGIPSTVAPTLGNVTTEAATTQGQDTTTQGEELTTAFVEDTTLGDASTTVSTPRMPEPTSTLATTQAPTTTPEPTTTAAPEPTTTPSAPEPTTTNAPEPTTTNAPEPTTTEAPETTTTTTAEPTTTQPATTTPGPDDADTCSGAPIDAITTLKNETTFVFRGKYFWRLNSRGADPGYPQLIADAWDGLPDNIDAALNWPTGKTYFFKGDEYWRFENAKMDDGYPKDISNWGLPGDIDAAMYFKRGRGSIFGRGRAAVTYFFKGDRYVRYATRTGVDQGYPKDISKWGRKFPDRLDAALLYSNGRNYVFEGDNYYRLTRSGRVYFGYPRSVAKWWMGCD, encoded by the exons ATGAGGTTGGCGTTCCTATTCGTTCTGCTGTGCGTGCTGGCGCTGCTGGCTCCAGGTTCGGCAAGGCCGCCGAAACGGAAGGACGGACGGCACCGCCCGGGCCACGGTCACGGCCGCCACGGGCACAGTCGCGAGGACGGCGGGCCTGGCGGGAATAGTGGCAAGATCAG TCGTGAGGATGAAGAAGATGACGACCTGGAAGAGGATGACGGCAGGATGGAGTGGGAGATGGACGGAGATGAAGACGAGGAGGAGGGCGGGCGCCCAGGCCGAGGCCGCGGCAAAGGGAAAGGGAAAGGCAAGGGCCGAGGCGGAGGCCGTGGGCACGGCCGGGGCCGGGGGAGAGGCAGGGAGGACATGCCTGAAGAAGAGGATGAGGAGGAAGATCAGGGAGAAG AATTCGGACCAACGGAGCCGGGAGACTTCGGTAACGTTCACGAGGATTTCCTACTGGAGAAGTACTACGTGGGGCAGCCCCTGGGTCTCGAGCAAGTCGACCCAGTCCTGGAGGAAGAGCGTCAAAACGTTCCCAACGTCACTATGGCTGTG AAATATCTGGATCAGTTCGGATGGTACGAGGGCGGCGAGGAGATGGCGAAGGTCCGCTCCGCCAGCGACATGACCACCAGCATGACAGAGGCCGTGTGCAAGTTCCAGAAGTTCGCTGGGCTCGACGTCACAT GTGAGATCGACGAGCCGACCCTGGACATGATGAACATGCGCCGCTGCGGGGTTAGGGACGTCCGCGTGGCCAACTTCGTGCTGGGGAACAAGTGGGACCACAACGACCTCACCTACAACTTCAAGAACTTCTCTCCAGACCTCAAGGAGGAGGAGCAGAAGGACGCCATCGCCAAGGCACTGGGC TTGTGGGCTCAGGTCACACCCTTGACCTTCACCCTCGTTGCCCCTGACGACGAGGCAGACATCGTCATCCAGTTCTTGTCCGGTGACCATGGCGACGGCTCGCCGTTCGACGGTAATGGCGGGACCCTGGGCCACGCCTTCTTCCCTGGGGACGGGATCGGGGGAGACACCCACTTCGACGAGGCGGAGGTTTTCAACATCGTGACACCTGGAG AATTTACCACTGCTGTGGACATGATGACCGTGGCGGCTCACGAGTTCGGCCACGCCCTCGGCCTGGGACACTCCAACATCGAGGATGCGCTCATGGCCCCCTTCTACCGGTATTCTCCTGAACTGCAGCTCCATGTAGACGACATCAACGGCGTCCAGGAACTTTATG GCATACCTTCGACTGTTGCACCTACCCTGGGTAACGTGACAACTGAGGCTGCTACAACTCAGGGACAAGACACCACCACTCAGGGAGAGGAGCTAACAACAG CTTTTGTCGAAGACACAACCTTGGGGGACGCATCAACTACCGTCAGCACTCCTAGGATGCCAGAGCCGACTTCCACGTTAGCTACAACACAAGCCCCAACCACAACGCCAGAGCCGACCACAACAGCAGCTCCCGAACCCACAACTACTCCGAGTGCCCCCGAACCCACAACCACGAATGCCCCCGAACCCACAACCACGAATGCCCCCGAACCCACAACCACAGAAGCCCCCGAAACCACGACGACGACAACGGCAGAACCCACAACCACTCAGCCGGCCACTACAACTCCCGGCCCGGACGATGCGGACACCTGCAGCGGCGCACCCATCGACGCTATAACCACGCTGAAGAACGAGACCACGTTTGTTTTCAGAG GAAAGTACTTCTGGCGACTGAACTCTCGCGGTGCGGACCCGGGCTACCCTCAGCTGATCGCCGACGCTTGGGACGGACTGCCCGACAACATTGACGCTGCGCTCAACTGGCCGACTGGCAAGACTTACTTCTTTAAG GGTGACGAGTATTGGCGGTTTGAGAACGCCAAGATGGACGACGGGTACCCGAAGGACATCTCGAACTGGGGTCTCCCCGGCGACATCGACGCCGCCATGTACTTCAAGCGCGGACGTGGCTCTATCTTCGGCAGGGGCAGAGCAGCGGTCACATACTTCTTCAAAG GTGATAGATACGTCCGTTACGCCACGCGCACGGGCGTGGACCAAGGTTATCCCAAGGACATCTCGAAGTGGGGCCGTAAGTTCCCCGACCGTCTTGATGcagctctactctactccaacGGACGCAACTACGTCTTCGAAGGGGACAACTACTACAGACTGACCCGCTCGGGAAGGGTGTACTTCGGCTACCCCCGCAGTGTGGCCAAGTGGTGGATGGGCTGCGACTAA